The genomic stretch CGATCGAAGGGACGAGTATCTCGGGAGGAACGACATCATCGTCGCGACGAGCGAGAAGGTGGACTCGCTCCTGCGGAACCGGACGCCGTGGCTCGCGGAGATCAGCCTGCTCGTCGTCGACGAGGTCCACCTCATCGACGACCCATCGCGAGGAGCGACGCTTGAGATGGTGATCGCAAAACTCCGCCACAAGAACCCCGGGATGCAGATCATCGCCCTCTCGGCGACCATCGGGAACCCTGCCGATCTCGCCGGGTGGCTGGACGCCGAACTCATCGAGAGCGAGTGGCGGCCGGTCGATCTCCGGGAAGGAGTCTTCCTCGAGGACGGCATCCGGTTTGCCGACAGCATCCGGGAGGTCGAGCGCAAGAGCAAGTACGAGGATTTGGACCTCGTCCTCGACACGGTCGCGGAGGGCGGCCAGTGCCTGGTCTTCGTCAGCTCGAGGAAGAACGCCGAAGCGTTCGCGAAACGCGCGGCATCCGGCCTGAAACTGGCAAACCCCGTCCTCGCCGGCTACGCCGATAAGATACGGTCGAGCGCCTCGACCGACATGGGAAAGACCCTCGCCGCCTGCGTCGCGCAGGGAGCGGCGTTCCACCACGCAGGGCTCTCACGGGAGGAGCGGCGGATCGTCGAACAAGGTTTCCGTGAGGGGCAGATCAAGGTCATCTCCTCCACCCCGACGCTTGCGGCCGGCCTGAACCTCCCCGCCCGGCGGGTGATCGTCCGCGACTACCTCCGGTTCAACGCCGGGGAGGGGATGATGCCGATCCCGGTCCGGGAGTACCGGCAGATGGCCGGGCGGGCCGGGCGACCGCGCCTCGACCCCTACGGGGAGGCCGTCCTGATCGCGAAGTCCGAGGAGATGGTCGACGAGCTCTTCGACTACTACATCGAGGCGATGGCAGAGGACGTCCGGAGCCGGTGCGCGGAAGAGGCGGTCCTCTGCACCCACGTCCTCTCGCTCATCGCGACCGGGTTCGCCCGCGAGACAGGCGAGGTGCTCGGGTTCATGGACGGGACGTTCTACGCCTACCAGGGCGAGAGCCCGCGTGCGCTGAAACGGGCGGTCGACCGGGTCCTCGAGTTCCTGCGGGAAGCGGAGATGATCACCGAGGTGGGGGAGTGGCTCGAGACGACCGAGTACGGGTCGCTCGTCTCCCGGCTCTACATCGATCCCCGGAGCGCCGAGGTGATCGTGAACGCGATGACGCACCGGAAGGGGTATACCGATATCGGCTTCCTCCACCTCCTCTGCACGACGCCGGATATGCCGACGCTCTTTGTCCGCAAAAACGACATGTACGCCCTCGACCGGTTCCTCGCCGACCACCGGGACGAACTCTGGATGGAGATCCCCTGGGACGCGGGCGAGGAGTTCGACCGGAGCCTCAAGACCGCGCTCCTCCTCGCCGACTGGGCGGACGAGGTGGGGGAAGACGTGATCTGCGAGCGCTACGGTGTCGGGCCGGGCGACGTCTACGGGATGGTAGAGAGCGTGGCCTGGCTGGTTCACGCGAGCCGCCACCTCGCCGGGCTCTTTTCCCCGCACCTCGCGGGCCCCATCGAGGAGATGGAGCTCCGGACCAAGCACGGGATCAAGAAGGAACTCCTGCCGCTCATCAAACTCCGCGGGATCGGGCGCGTCCGGGCCCGCCGGCTCTTCAACAACGGTATCGGCTCGATCGAGGCGCTCCGGGAGGCGGGATCCGAAAAGGTCGGAAAGATCCTCGGGCAGGGGATCGCCGCCCAGATATTCGATCAGCTCGAGGGAAGACGGGAGGAGATCGCGGAGTCCGGCGAGGAGCAGTCGACCCTCTCCCGGTTCAGGTGAATGAATATGACAGAAAGAGAGTTACCATGCGAGATCTACCGGGCGGTCTTCACGGTCGACGACAACGCCGCCTTTCTCCAGGAGATCCGAACAATCGCCGACGAGTTTGAGACCCACATCATCCTCTTCGACGCCGACCGTCTGGCCGGACGGGATCATGTCGAGGCGGCGCTCCGGCACGCCCGGCGGTCCTGGGCCGGCGGCGAGCCGATCGCGAACTCGCTTGAGATGGAGGCGCTCCTCTACGCCGCGGGAACCCGGCAGTGCCAGGTGGCCTCGTCGTTCGGGATTCACCCGGGCGAGAACCGCTCATACGTCGCCGTCTGCCCGCCGGCGCCCGGCGTCCGGGACCGGCTGGCCGGCCTTGTCCGGTTCGTCGACGATGACTGGGAGGAGATCGATCCCGCGAAGCGGGCGCTTCTTGCGGAACTCTTCGCGATCACCCCCGAGGAGGTTGCCGTGGTCGGCGAGGAGCGGTTCCGCGAACTCGTTCTCGAACGGGTGGCGCTCCTCGACGTCTACCGCTGACTTAGACAAATTTCTTTTTCGCGGTTTCGCGTGAGACTTTGCCGCTACCCTTCGCAGGTAAAACGGCGCACTACCGCTGACCGGCCCCGGCGTGGGTCAGGATGTGCCGGATCTCGGGGATGATGATCTCGTTTGCGGCGAGGGTGACCGCCTTCGTCGATCCCGGGATGCAGAAGATCGCACGGCCGCCGACGACCCCGGCGATCGCCCGCGAGAGGATCGCGGCCGTCCCGATCTCTTCGTAACTCTTCAGCCGGAAGAGTTCCCCGAATCCATCGATCGTCTTTTCAAGGAGCGGCGCGACGGCTTCGATGGTCACGTCGTCGGCGGTGAGCCCGGTGCCCCCGGTAACGATGACACAGGTTGCACGCGAAAGCGCCGCGCGGACCTCGGCGCGGATCCGTTCCCGGTCGTCGGGAACGATCGCGTAGTGAGTCACCTCGATCTCTGCGGCCGCTAGGAGGTCGGTGAGCGCCTTCCCGCTGGCGTCGGTCTCGGGTTTCCGGGTCGAGGAGACGGTGATGACGGCACCGGTCACGGTGAGCTGTTTATGATGGCTGCTGTCCATAGGATCTTCCAGTACCCCTGTATCACGTATTTTACTTCATTCTATCCCCTGTTTTAGGGAGTTCAATCCCCGACCCCTTTGTTTCGTGTGGAGAAAGAGAGGGCGCTGCGGGCCGGGAGACGGAGAGGGTGGAGAGGAGAGGAGCCGGAATACAGGGTTTCCGGAGAAGAAACTCGTCGATCAGGGGGAATTGACGAGATCGCTCTCATGAGGATGAGTGGATGGAATGGAGCGGGATAGGTCGGATCAAGGCGAAGATGAGTGGATGGAATGGATCGGGACAGGTCGGATCAAGGCGAAGATGAGTGGATAGAATAGAGCGGGATAGGTCGGATCAAGGCGAAGATGAGCGGATAGAATAGAGCGGGATAGGTCGGATCAAGGCGAAGATGAGTGGATTCAGGTCAGGATGGAACGTAACAGGACGGGGTTGGAAGGAGATGGGATGAGATGAGGCCGGGAGAGAAGGAATGAAGTTGAGAAGAAGTGGATCGGAACGGTGATCAGGCAGGAGATGTGATTGGATCTCTGGCTGGGTGAACTGTTCCAGGGCTATCTGTTCTCGTTACATCTCTACTGTCTATTTTCCATTAAACTCCTTATTACCGTTTTTTTTACAAATAAAACTTTCTAATCTCTCCATTATGCTTTTCTGCCACTTTTATCCCTTTATTATCCTTTTAATCTCTTCTTTCCCTCCTATAATCTGTTTTATCCCTGATTTTTGCGTTTTCTTTTCTCTGTACTTATACGATAAAACTTTATATCTTGAGTTGCAGAGGTACACATGACTATTGTCATCAGTTTTTGAACGAACGATACACCCGTGTATCGTCATCAGGTTTCCACTCGAAACAAAGGGGTCGGGGCGATCCCATCAGTTCCCTTCCCCCTCCCTCTTAACCTGACCGGGTTGTCGGGATCTCCTGGTGATCCGGTGTCTAGAGTTCCACTGGAAACGAAGGGGTTATCAGTCCCTAAAGCGATCATATTAAGAGACCTCGACACGAAAATTTCGTGTCCTGCTGACCTCCCCGGTGACACCATGTCGGACGATAAAACGAGCCCAATGGGGTTATTCAAAAAATACCTGACCAATAGACGTATATTCAAGAATAGGGAAGTGCTCCGTCACAACTATCGTCCCCAGATCCTTCCTCACCGGAAGCCCCAGATCGACGAACTCGCCTCCATTCTCGCACCTGCCCTTACGAATGAGACTCCCTCAAACATTCTCATCTACGGCAAGACCGGGACCGGAAAGACCGCATCAGCCCGGTACGTCGGGACGGAACTTGAGAACGCGAGCGTCCTCGCCGGGACGAAGTGCAGGATCGTCCACCTCAACTGCGAGGTGATCGACACCCAATACCGGGTCCTCGCCCAGATCGCGAACGGTCTCGACGACGCCGACGATCACCCGAGCGACACCCCCCGGACAGTCATCCCGATGACCGGGTGGCCGACCGACCAGGTCTACATGGAGCTCAAAAACCAGCTCGAGAGCATCGGCGGGGTCATGGTCATCATCCTCGACGAGATCGACAAACTCGTGAAGAAGAGCGGCGACGACACCCTCTACAACCTCACCCGGATCAACTCCGACCTCAAGTTTGCGAAGGTGAGCATCATCGGGATCTCGAACGATCTCCGGTTCACCGATTTCCTGGACCCCCGTGTCCTCTCTTCGCTCTCCGAAGAGGAGATCGTCTTCCCCCCCTACAACGCCCCGCAGCTCTGCGACATCCTCCAGCAGAGGGCGGATATGGCGTTCGTCGACGGCGCGCTCGACGAGACGGTCATCCCGCTCTGTGCGGCGCTCGCGGCCCAGGAGCACGGCGACGCACGGCGGGCGCTCGATCTCCTCCGGGTCT from Methanoculleus chikugoensis encodes the following:
- a CDS encoding ATP-dependent DNA helicase: MEIAELPIPPDLAAGYARRGITELYPPQAACVEAGLFSGKNLLVAIPTASGKTLVAEMAMHHQVGRGGKCLYIVPLRALASEKFEEFSGKGLRIGIATGDFDRRDEYLGRNDIIVATSEKVDSLLRNRTPWLAEISLLVVDEVHLIDDPSRGATLEMVIAKLRHKNPGMQIIALSATIGNPADLAGWLDAELIESEWRPVDLREGVFLEDGIRFADSIREVERKSKYEDLDLVLDTVAEGGQCLVFVSSRKNAEAFAKRAASGLKLANPVLAGYADKIRSSASTDMGKTLAACVAQGAAFHHAGLSREERRIVEQGFREGQIKVISSTPTLAAGLNLPARRVIVRDYLRFNAGEGMMPIPVREYRQMAGRAGRPRLDPYGEAVLIAKSEEMVDELFDYYIEAMAEDVRSRCAEEAVLCTHVLSLIATGFARETGEVLGFMDGTFYAYQGESPRALKRAVDRVLEFLREAEMITEVGEWLETTEYGSLVSRLYIDPRSAEVIVNAMTHRKGYTDIGFLHLLCTTPDMPTLFVRKNDMYALDRFLADHRDELWMEIPWDAGEEFDRSLKTALLLADWADEVGEDVICERYGVGPGDVYGMVESVAWLVHASRHLAGLFSPHLAGPIEEMELRTKHGIKKELLPLIKLRGIGRVRARRLFNNGIGSIEALREAGSEKVGKILGQGIAAQIFDQLEGRREEIAESGEEQSTLSRFR
- the cgi121 gene encoding KEOPS complex subunit Cgi121, yielding MTERELPCEIYRAVFTVDDNAAFLQEIRTIADEFETHIILFDADRLAGRDHVEAALRHARRSWAGGEPIANSLEMEALLYAAGTRQCQVASSFGIHPGENRSYVAVCPPAPGVRDRLAGLVRFVDDDWEEIDPAKRALLAELFAITPEEVAVVGEERFRELVLERVALLDVYR
- a CDS encoding MogA/MoaB family molybdenum cofactor biosynthesis protein, producing the protein MDSSHHKQLTVTGAVITVSSTRKPETDASGKALTDLLAAAEIEVTHYAIVPDDRERIRAEVRAALSRATCVIVTGGTGLTADDVTIEAVAPLLEKTIDGFGELFRLKSYEEIGTAAILSRAIAGVVGGRAIFCIPGSTKAVTLAANEIIIPEIRHILTHAGAGQR
- a CDS encoding ORC1-type DNA replication protein, producing MSDDKTSPMGLFKKYLTNRRIFKNREVLRHNYRPQILPHRKPQIDELASILAPALTNETPSNILIYGKTGTGKTASARYVGTELENASVLAGTKCRIVHLNCEVIDTQYRVLAQIANGLDDADDHPSDTPRTVIPMTGWPTDQVYMELKNQLESIGGVMVIILDEIDKLVKKSGDDTLYNLTRINSDLKFAKVSIIGISNDLRFTDFLDPRVLSSLSEEEIVFPPYNAPQLCDILQQRADMAFVDGALDETVIPLCAALAAQEHGDARRALDLLRVSGELADRENAAGVTEKHVRMAQEKIETDSMVECISTLPTQSKAVLYAMLILEQMGKRIFTSGEVTVVYREIARIIDLDVLTHRRITDLISELNMLGVINTRVISRGRYGRTKEMWFDATTSKIEEVVTRDPRLDDERLKKLDINRLRAMFR